In Elaeis guineensis isolate ETL-2024a chromosome 1, EG11, whole genome shotgun sequence, a genomic segment contains:
- the LOC109505447 gene encoding MADS-box transcription factor 26-like produces the protein MARGKVQMRRIENPVHRQVTFCKRRAGLLKKAKELSVLTDADIGIIIFSTHGKLYELATRGTMEGLIERYRKTSGEAQTEGGEVIQAQESFKQEISVLKQEINILQKCLRYMSGDMGASDNMTLEELHALERHLEIWTYHVRATKMQVMFQEIQSLKNKIVEQNGHFDVAPMMVQQNGHFGVSPMIVQQNEHFTAAPAMEDIPYPLTIQNDYSSFTSLDMG, from the exons ATGGCACGCGGCAAGGTGCAGATGAGGAGGATTGAGAACCCCGTCCACCGGCAGGTCACGTTCTGCAAACGCCGGGCAGGGCTGCTCAAGAAGGCGAAGGAGCTATCAGTGTTAACCGATGCCGATATTGGTATCATCATCTTCTCCACACATGGCAAGCTCTATGAGCTAGCCACCAGGGG GACTATGGAAGGCTTGATTGAAAGGTACAGGAAGACAAGTGGAGAAGCTCAAACTGAAGGGGGTGAAGTGATCCAAGCACAG GAATCTTTTAAACAGGAGATATCAGTTCTAAAGCAAGAGATCAACATACTACAGAAGTGTTTGAG GTACATGTCTGGAGATATGGGAGCCTCTGACAATATGACACTGGAGGAGCTGCATGCCCTGGAAAGGCATCTCGAAATTTGGACGTATCACGTACGTGCCACAAAG ATGCAGGTAATGTTCCAGGAAATCCAGTCCCTTAAAAATAAG ATAGTGGAGCAAAATGGGCATTTTGATGTAGCTCCAATGATGGTACAACAAAATGGGCATTTTGGTGTATCCCCAATGATAGTACAGCAAAATGAGCATTTTACTGCAGCTCCAGCGATGGAAGACATTCCATATCCACTAACCATACAGAATGACTATTCCAGTTTTACGAGCTTAGACATGGGCTAA